Proteins from a single region of Phycisphaeraceae bacterium D3-23:
- a CDS encoding helix-turn-helix domain-containing protein codes for MAKMFYTLEEAASKLGVDEQTVKDMASRNELQQFRDGDKLMFKRDQIDAKSTGGASDGPIPLADSSVNDAIDLKADTMNPLEDSREATGVSVFDANEVELADPMAQTQVTQPVIDDEDLALESVGSGSGLLDLTRESDDTSLGAELLDEIYPGGGDTGMGTGTGMAMDSAVGSSGVFDGAISMETGQSGPSGLENLSAGPAAAAAPAAAGATPVSYEVEEYDPAGSGFGAGMLFGVVAAMVIGIAVVIPILGGVESKLLATIDPMNKPNNVYILAGVLLLVSIIFGVIGMVVGKATSK; via the coding sequence ATGGCGAAGATGTTTTACACGCTCGAAGAAGCCGCCAGCAAACTCGGCGTCGATGAGCAGACCGTCAAGGACATGGCCTCCCGCAACGAACTCCAGCAGTTCCGCGACGGCGACAAGCTCATGTTCAAACGTGACCAGATCGATGCCAAGTCCACGGGCGGCGCGTCTGACGGCCCGATCCCGCTGGCGGACTCTTCCGTCAACGACGCGATCGACCTCAAAGCCGACACCATGAACCCGCTCGAAGACAGCCGTGAAGCCACGGGCGTGAGCGTGTTCGATGCGAACGAAGTCGAACTGGCCGACCCCATGGCCCAGACGCAGGTGACCCAGCCGGTCATCGACGACGAAGACCTCGCCCTCGAATCGGTCGGCTCGGGCTCGGGCCTGCTCGACCTGACGCGCGAGTCGGACGACACCTCGCTCGGGGCCGAACTCCTCGACGAGATCTACCCCGGCGGCGGCGACACGGGGATGGGCACCGGCACGGGCATGGCGATGGACTCGGCCGTCGGCTCGTCCGGCGTGTTCGACGGCGCGATCTCCATGGAGACCGGCCAGTCGGGCCCCTCGGGGCTCGAGAACCTGTCCGCCGGCCCCGCAGCGGCCGCGGCCCCGGCCGCCGCAGGCGCGACGCCCGTCAGCTACGAAGTGGAAGAATACGACCCGGCCGGCAGTGGCTTTGGGGCGGGCATGCTCTTCGGGGTGGTCGCCGCAATGGTCATCGGCATCGCCGTCGTCATCCCGATCCTTGGCGGCGTCGAGAGCAAGCTGCTCGCCACCATCGACCCGATGAACAAGCCCAACAACGTCTACATCCTCGCCGGCGTCCTGCTGCTGGTCAGCATCATCTTCGGCGTCATCGGCATGGTCGTCGGCAAGGCCACCTCCAAGTAG
- a CDS encoding metallophosphoesterase: MPLAYGLTESVDVGHPAIPATFSGGSHAKRAVSGGAGLRVAHLTDLHITKPTSRLNRLIYQLNKVRLDLGLLTGDYMVRHRSPDAAVRYLKELTKAVKPAHGWFGVLGNHDTPEFIEQTADLPIHWLVDEAVALDDLPIDLIGLGREGRKRRPDGAKAALAVGELPDDYDADENTPARLRLALTHRPDDLPLCADLGAHLAFAGHTHGGQVRLPWIARPLFNATDLPVALNAGMIRHQNTLMLVPRGIGSTDFFKLPIYPRLFCPPHAPIYTLRHAILPGEYTNDIASLWKW; encoded by the coding sequence ATGCCACTCGCCTACGGCCTCACCGAATCCGTCGATGTCGGCCACCCCGCCATCCCCGCCACCTTTTCAGGCGGCTCACACGCCAAGAGGGCGGTTTCCGGCGGGGCGGGGCTCCGCGTCGCCCACCTCACCGACCTACATATCACCAAACCCACCTCTCGACTCAACCGCCTCATCTATCAGCTCAACAAGGTCCGCCTCGACCTCGGCCTGCTCACCGGCGACTACATGGTCCGCCACCGATCGCCCGACGCCGCCGTCCGCTACCTCAAAGAACTCACCAAAGCCGTCAAGCCCGCCCACGGCTGGTTCGGCGTGCTGGGCAACCACGACACCCCCGAGTTCATCGAACAGACCGCCGACCTGCCGATCCACTGGCTCGTCGACGAGGCCGTCGCGCTCGACGACCTGCCCATCGACCTCATCGGGCTGGGCCGCGAGGGCCGTAAACGTCGGCCCGACGGCGCGAAGGCCGCCCTTGCCGTCGGCGAACTGCCCGACGACTACGACGCCGACGAAAACACACCCGCCCGACTCCGCCTCGCGCTGACCCACCGCCCCGACGACCTCCCGCTCTGCGCGGACCTCGGTGCCCACCTCGCATTCGCCGGCCACACCCACGGCGGGCAGGTCCGACTCCCCTGGATCGCTCGCCCGCTCTTCAACGCCACCGACCTCCCCGTCGCCCTCAATGCCGGCATGATCCGCCATCAGAACACCCTCATGCTCGTCCCCCGCGGCATCGGCTCCACCGATTTCTTCAAGCTCCCCATCTACCCCCGGCTCTTCTGCCCCCCACACGCCCCGATCTACACCCTCCGACACGCCATCCTCCCCGGCGAATACACCAACGACATCGCCTCGCTCTGGAAGTGGTAA
- a CDS encoding DUF4328 domain-containing protein has translation MQYTYQDRSVIRTLLIILLWLQLALGLAYALAVMGIMATDPTPLINDTAAISDLQLYALFTVFGLAALGFLCYIPSVVFFCMWIHRANRNARALGAHSMTITPGWSAGWFFIPFANWVMPYRAMAEIARASDPDAPGDRWHLGVLPGIVPMWWAAWLISGFMAQISWQIDGTPEALTAAMWLDGLGSLVGVAAAGLAIAVIQRITKDQREKARRTPDAGGGVCLACAYDLRGSGGTHCPECGTPIPGRDDFVVYPADDQPQNPYANY, from the coding sequence ATGCAGTACACCTACCAGGACCGCAGCGTCATCCGCACCCTGCTCATCATCCTGCTCTGGCTGCAGCTCGCGCTCGGCCTCGCCTACGCGCTGGCCGTCATGGGCATCATGGCCACCGATCCCACCCCGCTTATCAACGACACCGCCGCCATCTCCGACCTCCAACTCTACGCGCTCTTCACTGTCTTCGGCCTCGCCGCCCTCGGCTTCCTGTGCTACATCCCCTCCGTCGTCTTCTTCTGTATGTGGATCCACCGCGCCAACCGCAACGCCCGCGCGCTGGGGGCGCACTCCATGACCATCACCCCCGGCTGGTCCGCCGGCTGGTTCTTCATCCCCTTCGCCAACTGGGTCATGCCCTACCGTGCGATGGCCGAGATCGCACGCGCCAGCGACCCCGACGCCCCCGGCGACCGCTGGCACCTGGGCGTGCTCCCCGGCATCGTCCCGATGTGGTGGGCCGCCTGGCTTATCAGCGGCTTCATGGCACAGATCAGCTGGCAGATCGACGGCACGCCCGAGGCACTCACCGCCGCCATGTGGCTCGACGGGCTGGGCTCGCTCGTCGGCGTCGCCGCCGCCGGGCTCGCCATCGCCGTCATCCAGCGCATCACCAAAGACCAGCGCGAAAAAGCGCGACGCACCCCCGACGCCGGCGGCGGCGTCTGCCTCGCCTGCGCCTACGACCTCCGCGGCTCCGGCGGCACGCACTGCCCCGAGTGCGGCACCCCCATCCCCGGCCGCGACGACTTCGTCGTCTACCCCGCCGACGACCAGCCGCAAAACCCCTACGCGAACTACTGA
- a CDS encoding sugar phosphate isomerase/epimerase: MSTVSRRSFLTGSAAAAAALGAPAALAAAPSTEGPVGKQQAGAGSGARVSNPIAVSTYSFWHFTDDVPLMMDECIHHASEMGFDGVELLEVQMQRRDKTYLNVLKREAMIAGLDLCGMSTHQGFVSPDRAYRRANVAKTTASLELAYALGIPTIRVNTGRWGTSGDFDELMENKGIEPTLEGYTDDQGFEWVIDAYGELARVAEKLGIVMGLENHWGLGRTAQGVLRVIEAVDSPWLQATLDTGNFLEDQYEQYRRLAAAAVFVQAKTYFGGGVWYELDIDYARVVETLREVDYRGYISLEFEGEEDVRTGVPKSLAMLRAAFSV, from the coding sequence ATGTCTACCGTTAGCCGACGTTCGTTCCTGACCGGTTCCGCCGCTGCCGCTGCTGCGCTGGGGGCGCCCGCTGCGCTCGCGGCAGCGCCATCGACCGAGGGCCCGGTCGGCAAGCAGCAGGCGGGCGCAGGTTCCGGGGCGCGGGTTTCGAACCCGATCGCGGTCTCGACCTACTCGTTCTGGCACTTCACCGACGACGTGCCGCTGATGATGGATGAATGCATCCACCATGCGTCGGAGATGGGGTTTGATGGCGTCGAGCTGCTTGAGGTGCAGATGCAGCGGCGGGACAAGACGTACCTCAATGTGCTCAAGCGCGAGGCGATGATTGCCGGGCTCGACCTTTGCGGGATGAGTACGCACCAGGGGTTTGTGTCGCCGGACCGCGCGTACCGGCGGGCGAATGTGGCGAAGACGACGGCGTCGCTCGAACTCGCCTACGCGCTGGGCATCCCGACGATCCGGGTCAACACCGGGCGTTGGGGGACGAGCGGGGACTTCGACGAGCTGATGGAGAACAAGGGCATCGAGCCGACGCTGGAGGGCTACACGGACGACCAGGGTTTCGAGTGGGTGATCGATGCGTACGGCGAGCTCGCGCGGGTCGCGGAGAAGCTGGGCATCGTGATGGGGCTCGAAAACCACTGGGGGCTTGGGCGCACGGCCCAGGGCGTGCTGCGGGTGATCGAGGCGGTGGATTCGCCCTGGCTGCAGGCGACGCTGGACACGGGGAACTTTTTAGAGGACCAGTACGAGCAGTACCGCCGGCTCGCCGCGGCGGCGGTGTTCGTGCAGGCCAAGACGTACTTCGGCGGCGGGGTGTGGTACGAGCTGGACATCGACTACGCGCGGGTTGTTGAGACGCTGCGCGAGGTGGACTACCGCGGATACATTTCGCTTGAGTTTGAGGGGGAAGAGGACGTGCGGACTGGGGTGCCCAAGTCGTTGGCGATGCTACGCGCGGCGTTTAGTGTGTAG
- the metH gene encoding methionine synthase: MPATRPAASRPGPRNGPSFLELLEQRVVFLDGAMGTSIHKLDLDLERDYLGKENCTEVLVLTRPDAIRQIHADYLAAGADAVETDTFGAMPHVLCEFDLVDQCREINVKACQLARAACDQYATPENPRFVVGSMGPGTKLISLGQIDWDTLYASYHEQAKGLIEGGADVILMETCQDVLMIKCAINAVVDAMEAMGVKPAVTAAENAAGGIPIMVQVTIENFGTTLTGSEISAVAHALAGYPIMSVGMNCATGPEDMAEHIKFLAQHWPKHISILPNAGLPTLVAGETVYPLQPEPFAKTMTKFVDRFGLSIVGGCCGTTPEHIGAVRKHVGERLADKQTPKPLVPSVTSLYAPTEYRQDLSLLNVGERCNSSGSRKFKRLLEAEDWDEIVSLGREQMREGSHVLDVNVDYAGRDNARDMVEVVSRLVRQVDAPLMLDSTQPKTIEAGLRAAGGKCLINSGNLEDGEEKFAQMCALARRYQAGLVLGTIDEDPEEAMARTADRKIAIAKRMYDLAVNTYGLKPQDLMFDPLVLPISTGMDKDRRSGLETIEGVRRIADQLPECQTTVGLSNISFGLKPAARQVLNSVFLFELQQAGLTSAIVHVSKILPKARIPDAQWDAALDLIYDRPRSEDAAVTLSDGSQTTDPLQIFINLFPDDASVQTMKVDLAELPLEERLQKHIIDGEKKALDTTLDEALTKYKPLEIVNDHLLAGMKVVGELFGSGQMQLPFVLQSAEVMKMAVAHLEPHMEKVEGSTKGSIVLATVRGDVHDIGKNLVDIILTNNGYTVYNLGIKQPITAILDKWNETKADAIGMSGLLVKSVNVMEENLNEMNTQGVLPPVLLGGAALAKNYCEGHLRSVYDGSVFHGKDAFEGLRLMDYIATGRADELNTEIDARNVERETKQVKIDALKAKSDSASADTTSVALLAPPVRSTSVKTDIDIPTPPFWGDRVVEDIDLDAVYAYINTNALFKTQWQFVRGDRDTKAYEEQLKYEVTPIFDRLKQQLRDEDVLDGKVTYGYFPCNSDPDNPNDLIVFDPVDHDKEIERFTFPRQDIRKKLCISDYFAPLGSGMKDVLPVQCVTMGSRVSEVAGELFKQNNYREYLYVHGMGVECAEALAELWHKRIRQELGIATDDAGKITQLFTQKYRGSRYSFGYPACPEMSDQDILWRLMKPERIGCVLTENWQIDPEQSTSAIICHHPQAKYFNV; the protein is encoded by the coding sequence ATGCCCGCGACCCGCCCCGCTGCTTCCCGCCCCGGCCCCCGGAATGGCCCGTCGTTCCTCGAACTGCTCGAACAACGCGTCGTCTTCCTCGACGGCGCGATGGGCACGTCGATCCACAAACTCGACCTCGACCTCGAACGCGACTACCTGGGCAAAGAAAACTGCACCGAGGTGCTCGTGCTCACTCGGCCCGACGCGATCCGGCAGATCCACGCCGACTACCTCGCCGCCGGGGCCGACGCCGTCGAGACCGATACATTCGGCGCGATGCCGCACGTGCTGTGTGAGTTTGATCTGGTCGATCAATGCCGAGAGATCAACGTCAAGGCCTGCCAGCTCGCGCGCGCCGCGTGTGACCAGTACGCGACGCCCGAGAACCCGCGCTTCGTCGTCGGGTCGATGGGCCCGGGCACCAAACTCATTTCGCTGGGGCAGATCGACTGGGACACGCTCTACGCCTCGTACCACGAGCAGGCCAAGGGGCTGATCGAGGGCGGCGCGGACGTGATCTTGATGGAGACTTGCCAGGACGTCTTGATGATCAAGTGCGCGATCAACGCGGTGGTTGACGCGATGGAAGCGATGGGCGTCAAGCCCGCTGTGACCGCCGCGGAGAACGCGGCGGGCGGCATCCCGATCATGGTGCAGGTGACGATCGAGAACTTCGGCACGACGCTGACGGGCTCGGAGATCTCCGCCGTTGCGCACGCGCTGGCGGGGTATCCGATCATGTCGGTCGGGATGAACTGCGCGACCGGGCCCGAGGACATGGCCGAGCACATCAAGTTCTTGGCGCAGCACTGGCCCAAACACATCTCGATCCTGCCCAACGCGGGGCTGCCCACCCTCGTCGCCGGCGAGACGGTGTACCCGCTCCAGCCCGAGCCGTTTGCCAAGACGATGACGAAGTTTGTCGACCGCTTCGGCCTCTCCATCGTCGGCGGCTGCTGCGGCACCACCCCCGAGCACATCGGCGCGGTCCGCAAGCATGTCGGCGAGCGATTGGCCGATAAGCAGACCCCCAAACCGCTTGTCCCATCGGTCACCTCGCTCTACGCCCCGACCGAATACCGCCAGGACCTGTCGCTCCTGAACGTCGGCGAGCGTTGCAACTCCTCGGGCTCACGCAAGTTCAAACGGCTGCTCGAAGCCGAGGACTGGGACGAGATCGTGTCGCTGGGCCGGGAGCAGATGCGCGAGGGCTCGCACGTGCTCGATGTCAACGTGGACTACGCCGGGCGTGACAACGCACGCGACATGGTCGAGGTTGTCTCGCGTCTCGTTCGCCAGGTCGACGCGCCGCTGATGCTCGACTCCACGCAACCCAAAACGATCGAAGCCGGCCTCCGCGCGGCGGGCGGCAAGTGCCTGATCAACTCGGGCAACCTCGAAGACGGCGAAGAGAAGTTCGCGCAGATGTGCGCGCTCGCGCGTCGCTACCAGGCCGGGCTCGTGCTGGGCACGATCGACGAAGACCCCGAGGAGGCGATGGCGCGCACCGCCGACCGCAAGATCGCGATCGCCAAGCGGATGTACGACCTCGCGGTCAACACCTACGGCCTCAAGCCCCAGGACCTCATGTTTGACCCGCTCGTCCTGCCGATCTCGACGGGCATGGACAAGGACCGGCGGTCCGGCCTCGAAACGATCGAGGGTGTGCGGCGCATCGCGGACCAGCTGCCCGAGTGTCAGACCACCGTCGGGCTGAGCAACATCAGCTTCGGCCTCAAGCCCGCGGCGCGGCAGGTGCTCAACTCCGTGTTCCTGTTCGAGCTGCAGCAGGCCGGGCTCACCAGCGCGATCGTGCACGTCAGCAAGATCCTGCCCAAGGCCCGCATCCCCGACGCCCAGTGGGACGCGGCGCTGGACCTGATCTACGACCGCCCCCGGAGCGAAGACGCCGCCGTCACCCTGTCCGACGGCTCGCAGACCACCGACCCGCTTCAGATCTTCATCAACCTGTTCCCCGACGACGCCTCGGTGCAGACGATGAAGGTCGACCTGGCTGAGCTGCCGCTCGAAGAGCGTTTGCAAAAACACATCATCGACGGCGAGAAGAAGGCCCTCGACACCACCCTCGACGAAGCGCTCACCAAGTACAAGCCGCTCGAGATCGTCAACGACCACCTGCTCGCGGGGATGAAGGTCGTGGGCGAGCTCTTCGGCAGCGGGCAGATGCAGCTGCCGTTCGTGCTCCAGTCGGCCGAGGTGATGAAGATGGCGGTCGCGCACCTCGAACCGCACATGGAGAAGGTCGAGGGCTCAACCAAGGGCTCGATCGTCCTCGCCACCGTGCGCGGCGACGTCCACGATATCGGCAAGAACCTCGTCGACATCATCCTCACCAACAACGGCTACACGGTCTACAACCTCGGCATCAAGCAGCCCATCACCGCCATCCTCGACAAGTGGAACGAAACAAAAGCCGACGCGATCGGCATGTCCGGCCTGCTCGTCAAGTCCGTCAACGTGATGGAGGAAAACCTCAATGAGATGAACACGCAAGGCGTGCTCCCGCCCGTCCTGCTCGGCGGTGCCGCGCTCGCCAAGAACTACTGCGAAGGCCACCTGCGAAGCGTCTACGACGGCAGCGTGTTCCACGGCAAGGATGCGTTCGAAGGCCTCCGCCTGATGGACTACATCGCCACGGGCCGCGCCGACGAACTCAACACCGAGATCGACGCGCGCAACGTCGAACGCGAAACCAAGCAGGTCAAGATCGACGCCCTCAAAGCCAAATCCGATAGCGCTTCGGCAGATACGACTTCAGTCGCCCTGCTCGCCCCCCCGGTACGCTCGACAAGCGTCAAGACCGACATCGACATCCCCACCCCGCCCTTCTGGGGCGACCGCGTCGTCGAAGACATCGACCTCGACGCCGTCTACGCCTACATCAACACCAACGCCCTGTTCAAGACCCAGTGGCAGTTCGTGCGCGGCGACCGTGACACGAAGGCCTACGAAGAACAACTCAAGTACGAAGTTACGCCGATCTTCGACCGCCTCAAGCAGCAGCTCCGCGACGAAGATGTCCTCGACGGAAAAGTGACCTACGGCTACTTCCCCTGCAACTCCGACCCCGACAACCCCAATGACCTCATCGTCTTCGACCCCGTCGACCACGACAAAGAGATCGAGCGTTTCACCTTCCCTCGGCAGGACATCCGCAAGAAGCTGTGCATCAGCGACTACTTCGCGCCGCTGGGCTCGGGCATGAAAGACGTGCTGCCCGTGCAGTGCGTGACGATGGGCAGCCGGGTCAGTGAGGTCGCGGGCGAGCTGTTCAAGCAGAACAACTACCGCGAGTATCTTTACGTCCACGGCATGGGCGTCGAGTGCGCCGAGGCCCTGGCCGAGCTCTGGCACAAACGCATCCGCCAGGAGTTGGGCATCGCGACGGACGACGCCGGGAAAATCACACAGCTCTTCACCCAGAAATACCGCGGCAGCCGCTACAGCTTCGGCTACCCCGCCTGCCCGGAGATGTCGGACCAAGACATCCTCTGGCGTCTGATGAAGCCCGAGCGCATCGGCTGCGTGCTCACAGAGAACTGGCAGATCGACCCCGAGCAATCGACCAGCGCGATCATCTGCCACCACCCGCAGGCGAAGTATTTCAACGTGTGA
- a CDS encoding zinc ribbon domain-containing protein YjdM gives MTDPPDCPECHSPHTYADGALLVCPECAHTWPADTADVSADATIVVDAHGNALADGDTVAVIKDLKVKGSSQVVKVGTKVKHIRLVQGDHDIDCKIPGIGAMGLKSQFVRKV, from the coding sequence ATGACCGATCCGCCCGACTGCCCCGAATGCCACTCGCCCCACACCTACGCCGACGGGGCGCTGCTGGTCTGCCCCGAGTGCGCCCATACGTGGCCCGCCGACACGGCAGACGTATCGGCCGATGCCACCATCGTGGTGGACGCCCACGGCAACGCGCTGGCCGACGGCGACACGGTCGCCGTCATCAAAGACCTCAAAGTCAAGGGCAGCTCGCAGGTCGTCAAGGTCGGCACCAAGGTCAAGCACATCCGCCTGGTCCAAGGCGACCACGATATCGACTGCAAGATCCCCGGCATCGGCGCGATGGGGCTGAAGTCGCAGTTCGTCCGCAAGGTGTAG
- a CDS encoding PEP-CTERM sorting domain-containing protein, with protein MANSLNRIHAAMAAAVVVSAGSAAADTIAINFQGDAYGNEFGRAVSQTAFGVAAGDWVSDATHTAGVGDGGTSGLTHSAVTFSWTFNNDWAQGAAFNTTGATGEDEVYFGYLDDGGNGADITISGLTTWLAATGDASYEVTLIMSTGQSTGAALLDTPLLDSDGGSSLGTFVMGGLESGHSHATGAGLQGFGTISGLTGDTLFVDGQARAGSARGSIAGIIVSSVPEPGSLALLGLGGLAVLRRRRG; from the coding sequence ATGGCCAATTCACTCAATCGGATCCACGCAGCAATGGCTGCCGCAGTCGTCGTCTCCGCGGGCTCCGCCGCAGCCGACACCATCGCGATCAACTTCCAGGGCGACGCCTACGGCAACGAGTTCGGCCGCGCCGTCTCGCAGACCGCCTTCGGCGTTGCGGCCGGCGACTGGGTTTCCGACGCGACCCACACCGCAGGGGTTGGCGACGGCGGCACATCCGGCCTGACGCACAGCGCCGTAACCTTCTCCTGGACGTTCAACAACGACTGGGCCCAGGGCGCCGCATTCAACACCACCGGCGCGACCGGCGAAGACGAAGTCTACTTCGGCTACCTCGACGACGGCGGCAACGGCGCCGACATCACGATCTCCGGCCTGACCACATGGCTCGCCGCCACCGGCGACGCGAGCTACGAAGTCACCCTCATCATGAGCACCGGCCAATCCACCGGCGCAGCCCTCCTCGACACGCCACTGCTTGACTCCGACGGCGGCAGCTCGCTGGGCACCTTCGTCATGGGCGGACTCGAGTCCGGCCACTCGCACGCAACGGGTGCCGGCCTCCAGGGCTTTGGCACGATCTCCGGCCTCACCGGCGACACGCTCTTTGTCGACGGCCAAGCCCGCGCCGGCAGCGCACGCGGCTCCATCGCCGGCATCATCGTCTCCTCCGTCCCCGAGCCCGGATCGCTCGCGCTCCTCGGCCTGGGCGGCCTCGCCGTCCTCCGCCGTCGTCGCGGCTAA